The DNA segment GCCGCTCCTGCAGATAGCGCTCCAAGCCGGCGGTCACCCCGCGAAGGATCAGTTGCGAGAGGGCGAAGGATTCGGGTTCCGAGCGATCAATCGCAACCAAGCTGATGTCGGTGCTCTGCTTCGCCGGTTCCCCCTCACCCTCGGGGCCGAAGGCCACACCAGGCCGCTGCAAATCCACCCGGCGCTCGAAGAATTCACGCACTGCATCGGCCACCGAGGCGTACCCGGGATTGCTGTAGCGCCCGATCAGGTTCATGTCGCAGCCTCCAAGCGTGGTATCGCCACCACAGCATCGAGCTGCTGCCAGCGCGACCGGTCAGCCACATGGCCCTGCAACTGCACCTGCTCAATCACCGTGGCAGCGCGCTCCAGATCGAGGGGAACACCCGGGCCCATCGGCAGCACCAGCACCTGCTGCTCAGCCGGATCGGCCATCACCTGCAGATCGAGAGCCTCTAGCTCCCGCTCAAAGAACACCCGCCGCATTCGGGTGGTGAGACTTGGACCAAGTGCCTCAACGAAACGGGCCATGCCGGCTTCATCCCCGGAGCTACCGCAGTTCAACGACAACCAGATCAGCAGCTTCACCCAACTTTCCGCCGTCCACAGGGGTTGAAAGCTCTCCCGGTGCTGCCGCACCAGCTCAGCGATTGAAAAATCAAACAGCGTGGCCTGCAGGCCAGTGGCATCAGCGGAATCCATGCTGTTCATCCTCTCCTGCGAAAGGTCAGACTGGGGCGACTGGCTATTCGCACCATGGCCCTGGACCTGAACGATCCCGAACTCGAGTTCTCCGATCTGGTCTACGCCTACCAGAGCTGGGTGATGGCGGTGATCAATGACGAAAAGCTGGACAGCGACGACAAGCTGCTCACCGATGACATCGCCGAGGACGCCCTCAACTCAATGCGCTTCCTGCCTGGCGAGGTGACCAGCGCCATCGAAACCAGCCTGGCCCGCGTCTACGACGTGGACGCCGACGAACTGGCGGAGCTGCTCTTCCCGGAGGACTGAGCCCAGGCTCAGGTGACGCGATGGGTTGGTCCGCGGCTGACATCCCAAACCAGCAGGGGCGCATTGCCCTGATCACTGGAGCCAACAGCGGTCTGGGTCTGGAGACCGCACGGGCCTTAAAACGCTGCGGGGCAACCGTGGTGTTGGCGTGCCGCAGCCCCCGCAAAGCCGAGCTGGCCAAGCAGGAGTTGCTGCAGGAGCGCGACGGTGGAGCGGTGGATCTGGTGGACCTAGATCTGGCGGACCTGACCAGCGTGGAAGAGGCAGCGGCCACCGTTGGCGAACGCTACGGCTGCCTTGATCTGCTGATCAACAACGCTGGCGTGATGGCACCGCCGCGGCGCACCACCGCCCAGGGACATGAACTGCAGTTCGGTGTGAATCACCTGGGGCACATGGCCCTAACCCAGGCCCTCCTGCCGCTGATGCAAAACCGGCCCGATCCCCGCGTGGTGACGGTGACCTCAGGGGCGCAGTACTTCGGCAAGATCCGCTGGGACGACCCAAGTTGGAGCAAGAGCTACGACCGCTATGGGGCCTACGGCCAAAGCAAACTCGCCAACGTGATGTTTGCCCTTGAGCTGGATGCACGCCTACGCAAGCAGGGCAGCCCCATCCGCTCCCTGGCCGCCCATCCCGGCATCGCGCGCACGGAACTGCAACCCACCGCGATCGCCAGCGTCGGCAACCGCTTCGAGGCCTTGGCCTACCGGCTGATGGATCCCCTGTTCCAAAGCGCCGGCATGGGTGCCCTGCCGCAACTGCATGCCGCCACAGCGGCGACGGCGCAGGGTGGCGAGCACTACGGCCCTGAGCAGTTCGGCGGCTTGCGAGGTGCACCGGCGCTCTGCCGTGTTGCACCAGCAGCAAGCCAACCCGCCGAACGGCAACGGCTCTGGAGCTTGAGCGAGCAGCTGATCGGTGGCTGAATCCAGCGCTGGCTTGCAGCGGCTGGCCCCCTTCGTGATGGGCCGGGCCCGACGCGGCGTTGTGGGATCCAGTCGCTACGCCCAACGGCTGCGAACTGCGGTGCTGGAGGCCGCCCGAGACCCGCAGCGCCAACCGGTGCTGATCAGCGGCGAACCCGGCCTGGAAAAAGACAACCTCGCCGCCCTGGTGCACTACGGATCAGCGGACCGGCGTCGTCTGCTTGTGCGACTGGACGCCAGTGATCTGCAGGGCAGCAGCCTCAACCTGCTGAATGAGCTTGGATCCAACACGCTGCTGGTGAGCGGCATGGACCGCGTTGACGACGCGGTCCAACAGCGCTTGATCGCGATGGCCCATGGCCAAGCACCGGAGTTCAAAGGACGCGTGCTGTTCACCAGCGAAGCCACCATCCCGGCCCTCGACGGCCTGGTGCAATCCATCCGCGTCCCTCCCTTACGGGTGCGCCGAACCGACCTAGGGGACTGGCTGCGCTACCAGCTGAGGTTGCAGAGCCCTGGCCTCGGCTGGAGCCAACCACCCGCCCTGTCGGAGAGCGTGGTGCGACGGCTCCAGAACCACGATTTCGCCAACAACCTGCGCGAACTCGAAGCAATGGTGGATCGCGCCCTGCGGCAGGCCCGTCAGCAAAGCCATGGCGAGCTGCCACCACTGCTGCCTGAAGAGGTCTTCTGGACCGAAGAAAAAACACGGCGGGCCCGTTTTGACATCTGGCGCTGGAAACCGCAGCTGCGCAACTGGATGCGCGCACCGGCGCTCTGGAACACGCTGCTGTTCGGCCTGGTGAGCTGGATGTTCGTGGTCGTGAACGTGGTGCTCTGGCTTGGCCCGCAGGACCGCGCAGCCAATCCGATGCTGAATCTGTTCTGGGCCTGGTGGTGGCCGTTGATCCTGCTGAGCTATCCGCTGGTGGGTCGCCTCTGGTGCGCCATCTGCCCCTTCATGATCTGGGGACAGATCGCCCAGAAGCTGACCCCGTGGCGCAAGAAAAGCTGGCCCCATGGGGACATGGACCGCTGGGGAGCGCCTGCCCTCGCCGCCGGTTTTGCCTCGATTCTGCTGTGGGAGGAGGTCTGGAACCTCGAGAACACCGCTTGGCTGAGCAGCTGCCTGCTGCTGCTGATCACGGCAGGGGCCGTGATCGGTTCAACGGTGTTTGAAAAACGCTTCTGGTGCCGTTATCTCTGTCCCGTCGGGGGCATGAACGGACTGTTCGCCAAACTCTCGATCCTTGAACTCCGCGCAGAAGCCGGCACCTGCAGCGGCAGCTGCAGCAGCTACGCCTGCTTCAAGGGCGGACCCGCCGATGAGGAAGGGCTGGCCAGCGAAGGCTGTCCACTGGGCACCCACCCTGCCCATCTGAGCGACAACCGCAACTGCGTGCTCTGCATGACCTGCACCCAGGCCTGTCCCAACCGCTCCGTGCAGTTGCGACTGCGGCCGCCGGCCGCTGATCTGCAACGCACCATGCAGGCCCCGAATGGAGAGCGTGGATTGATCCTGGTGCTGGCTGGGGGCATTTGCCTGCACCACTGGCAACGCCTGCTGGGCTGGCTGCCCCTGGCACCGTCGTCATTGCATGAAGGCCCCCTGCTGGCCCGGCTCAGCTTTGCGGTGCTCGCTCTTGCCTTACCAGCTGCGATTGGTTTGTGGCTCAACCGCCGTTGGCTCTACGCCGGATTGCCGCTGCTCTGGGCCCTGCTCTTGGCGCGCCATCTACCCATCGGCATGGCCGAGGCGGGCACCGTCTTGCCACATGGCTGGCCGCAATGGTCAGCCGACCCCCATGTGATCGGCTTCTGCCAAACCTTGGTGGTGGGGATCGGATGGATTGGTGCAGCAATCTTGAGTCGCCGCTTGCTGGATCTCGACCGCAGGGCCTGGGTTATGGGCAGCATGGTGCTGCTCCTGGTCAGCTTCAGCGGCCGCTGGTTGGTCGCCCTTTAAAACCATGGCCACTCGCCGCCCTTCCACCCAGATCAATGCCCGCCAGAAGGTATTGCTGGCGAACCTGCAGGCCTGTGGTGATGAGATGAGCGGTCAGCAGCTCCACCGCAGCCTGGAACCCGACCAAGCCATGGGCCTGGCCACGGTGTATCGCAATCTGCGCCAGCTGCAGCAACGGGGCCTGGTGCGCTGCCGCCACCTGCCCAATGGGGAAGCGCTTTATGCGCCGCTGGAGCGGGATCGCCACCACCTCACCTGCGTCGATTGCGGCAAGACCCAGGCGCTCGACCACTGCCCGATTCACGACCTGGAGGTGCCCGAAGAAGGCCGCAAAGGCTTCGATCTCCTGTTCCACACGCTTGAATTCTTTGGTCTCTGCAGCGACTGCCGCGAGCGGCAGCAAAGC comes from the Synechococcus sp. A15-62 genome and includes:
- a CDS encoding oxidoreductase, which codes for MGWSAADIPNQQGRIALITGANSGLGLETARALKRCGATVVLACRSPRKAELAKQELLQERDGGAVDLVDLDLADLTSVEEAAATVGERYGCLDLLINNAGVMAPPRRTTAQGHELQFGVNHLGHMALTQALLPLMQNRPDPRVVTVTSGAQYFGKIRWDDPSWSKSYDRYGAYGQSKLANVMFALELDARLRKQGSPIRSLAAHPGIARTELQPTAIASVGNRFEALAYRLMDPLFQSAGMGALPQLHAATAATAQGGEHYGPEQFGGLRGAPALCRVAPAASQPAERQRLWSLSEQLIGG
- a CDS encoding 4Fe-4S binding protein, whose product is MGRARRGVVGSSRYAQRLRTAVLEAARDPQRQPVLISGEPGLEKDNLAALVHYGSADRRRLLVRLDASDLQGSSLNLLNELGSNTLLVSGMDRVDDAVQQRLIAMAHGQAPEFKGRVLFTSEATIPALDGLVQSIRVPPLRVRRTDLGDWLRYQLRLQSPGLGWSQPPALSESVVRRLQNHDFANNLRELEAMVDRALRQARQQSHGELPPLLPEEVFWTEEKTRRARFDIWRWKPQLRNWMRAPALWNTLLFGLVSWMFVVVNVVLWLGPQDRAANPMLNLFWAWWWPLILLSYPLVGRLWCAICPFMIWGQIAQKLTPWRKKSWPHGDMDRWGAPALAAGFASILLWEEVWNLENTAWLSSCLLLLITAGAVIGSTVFEKRFWCRYLCPVGGMNGLFAKLSILELRAEAGTCSGSCSSYACFKGGPADEEGLASEGCPLGTHPAHLSDNRNCVLCMTCTQACPNRSVQLRLRPPAADLQRTMQAPNGERGLILVLAGGICLHHWQRLLGWLPLAPSSLHEGPLLARLSFAVLALALPAAIGLWLNRRWLYAGLPLLWALLLARHLPIGMAEAGTVLPHGWPQWSADPHVIGFCQTLVVGIGWIGAAILSRRLLDLDRRAWVMGSMVLLLVSFSGRWLVAL
- a CDS encoding transcriptional repressor, coding for MATRRPSTQINARQKVLLANLQACGDEMSGQQLHRSLEPDQAMGLATVYRNLRQLQQRGLVRCRHLPNGEALYAPLERDRHHLTCVDCGKTQALDHCPIHDLEVPEEGRKGFDLLFHTLEFFGLCSDCRERQQSPS